The genomic stretch AAAGGAGTCTTGACTTGATCTTGATAATGAAAGGAAGCCaagagaggtgttttttttttaaaaaagattttattcatttattcatgagaaacacacacagaatcagagacacaggcagagaagaagcatgttccctgcgaggagcctgatgcaggactcaatcccaggaccctgggatcatgacctgagccaaaggcagacgcccaatcactgagccacccaggtgcccccaagagaGGGTTTTAACCAGAGGACTCTGATATAAAGATCAACAAGAATTGTGATCCAGTTGAAGGATGGTTGGGTGGTGAGAGGGGATGCATGTGACAAGGCGTGGGGGGGATCTTCCCAACGGAGATGTATCAGACCTCATCAGTGGTTGGATGTGGATGGTAAAGCAGAGGGAAGGACCCAGCCTAATCCCAAGAAGCTAAGGGACAGGAATTCAGCTCAGAGTGcccacagggaagcaagcctagGGTCTCCTCCCAGCTCACCCTCTCCTGGACTCTCTCTCATTCCCTAGACCTaacaaaagtttttctttcttcttacttAATTCTCAGAATTGGATATTGTTTGCTTATACTATATGGATGAAGCTATAACTCCACCAGCTTCAAGATACCGCTTTAACCCTTCCCAACATGAAAAGTGTTAAAAGAAATAACTGAACACACAGATCAGAAGCATACAGGTCATTAACATGCATAAAACACATCCCTGTAGTTTGTCGGAAGGGACCCTCAGAGGATGGGCACAGCGCAGGGCCCAGAGCCAAAAAGAAGGGTTTCATCTGGCACAAGCACATTGATATAAGCTGGAAAGTATTCATAAAGACATCTTCACAATGTCTAAAGCTTCACTGGAGGAGAAAGCCAACTTTATAATATGGAAGTGAgtcaaatcttgttttttttttttttttttttccccttttgctaGCATCGGCATTGAATTCCCTCAGCTGAGTTCAGCTCGGGCAGCTCATGCAATCCttcctcacccctcacccccagggcAACCCAGTGGGGTGAGTTCAGGCCTTCAGAAAAGCACAAGACAGACGAGAGTGTCACAAGTGGGGACAATGGGTGCTGCTTCATGAGATTCCAGCAAGGTGACCTATTCAAACACATCATCCACTTGGTTGTAGGACAAGTCTGACTCCACCACCCCAAACCCTTCATAACCAAAGTTTCTTTCACTTGAGGATGtattgcttttcttcctcttcaaggGCCTTCCCCCCTGTGGTTGGGGAGGCTCAACCACCACCGAACCCACAGCATCCAGTCCTTGGCCAAAGGGAACCTCAGCCCTACCCCTCTGGGCTGCATCCGAATGATTGGCCGGGGACAAAAGTCGGTCGCTCCTTAGCCTTTTTCGTATGTCTTCTTCTTTAGTCTGAAAAGCagtatgaaagaataaaaatgagccCAAATAACTTCCTCCTGAATATGCCTGAAAAGAGCCTGGgtggcttttccatttcatcactGGATCACTCAACAAACATTAGGTTGAGGCATGGcagtggaaggcagacacaggCCAAGGTAGGTAGGCCTTGGTCTCTCTGAGCGGCCAGGTAAGGGGTGGAGACAGGGGCTGGTGGCCCACAGCTGTGAAGGTGGCCTCCCCGCAGGATGGGGGACAGAGAATGGTGGGGACTGGTGTCCTCTGATGGTCTGCACGGCCTTCCCTCCACTTCCAGCCTCCACCCCAcacctcctcccactcccaccccaactGGAGCCCTTTACTTTCCACATGAAGAAAACCCCATCCTCAGAAGTGAGCATTGCTTCCCGAGGCTACATCGATGGAACCAGCATCTGGCCAGCTTCAAGCTGTTGCTCGACTCCTCCACCACACAAAGAATTAAGGTAAAATTAAACAGCACAGGAAGCCCACAAGTACTTAATTCGAATCTTAGAGCAGCAGGTGGGAAAGGCCCCTGGAGCGCAGGTCAGCGGGGCGCAGGCTCCCGGGGAGCTCGGGTACCTTCCTGCGGCTCTCCACCGCCCGCATCTTCTCTTCCAGATCGTTCATCGTGAAAGCCTTTGCTTCCTTTTTGATCTTAAGCTTTTTCAGCCTGGCTGGTGGCTTTCTCAGCGGCATCGTCGTGCTTACCTGGAGGAAGACAGTTTTCCAAAGGGAGAAATGGACTGTATTCACTGGTGGAGGAGAGAGCCAGGAGGGGTGCGGAACACGGTGCAAATGTCGATCCTAAGAATCTAAACAGATATGTTGGCAGAGCTACAAACCACAATGTGGACGCTGGTAACAATAGAactaattccttaaaaaaaaatctattagatgcctagaaggggaaaaaaaacaggctCTTCCTGAAATCCATGAAAAAATGCAAAGGTGTTCTGGAACCCCATGAAGGCTcacaagaagaaaacatttgggaGAAGAAGCACAAGGCAGATGAGCGATGAACACGTAGTTCATGGTAAAAACTGAaatctgggggcgcctgggtggttcagctcattaagtgtgtgcctttggtTCGAGCCATGATcgcaggggcctgggatggaggccccctctccctctccctctgcccctcctcctgcttgtgtactttctctctctcaaataaataaataaataaaatctttaaaaaaatacttacatCTGATAGTATTGTAATATTCCACAGGCTCCAAATGCCTTTCATTTGGGATCGAGATGGGTTTTTCTGGGTCTCGTGCGGGAGAGAATTCACAATTACTGAGCAGCGACACTGGGCTAGCCTTTGCTGTCAGTACTTGGAGAAGGTTCTCATGACAGCAGGACAAATCCCCAACTATTTCACATGACTGACTACCCTCTCTGTAGTTCAAGGCAGCGATAGTGACGTTCTGATTACAATTTCCAGTTATGAAAGAATTAAATTGTTGTAGAGGGTTTGTAAAGAAAGTTCTAAATacgtgttttttctttttaaaaattaatttttcataacCTACGTCGCTCATGAAAAAGTAAAGTGATATATAAATAGTCTTCTGTTTAACCACCTGGCCCCCTAGTTGTATTCATCAGCATAAACTATTTGAAAGAGTCTGGTATGTGTCTTCTCCACACGCATGTACTCATCTACCTTTGTATGTGCAGGACATCTGTAATGTTAAACCAAACAGAAATGGGATTATACCCCCACCAGGCTCTGCAATTTGCTTTCTTCACTTGGTTTCTTTGGACATCCTTCGAGGTCAGACTATATAGATTTATGACAAGTGGGGAAGGTCTCAACGAACTCCAGGGCTTCATTATAAATAAACTGATTATTCTAGGCAATTTCTCTAAAGACTCATAAAGATCAAGAACCTATTGATATCCGATGTAATATCTAAGAGACCGTCTCTTTATGCTGTAAAACTGCCAGTACTGAGAAAATACACCCAACAGAGAGGTAGTAGCCTAACATAGTAGAAAAAGATACCAGAACAAGACTCAGACAGACCTAGGTTTGAGCCCTGGCTTGGCCACGGGGTGTTTCTGTGGCAGTTCTCAAGCTCCGTAGGCCTtgctttcatcattttaaaaatggggttaACATTTATTTCACGGGATTTTCTATTTTAAGGAGTTATACAGTAATCACTCAGGAAATGGTAATTACATTTCATTCAGTGAAAGCAGTaacttttaaatcttaaaaaaaaattcattaaaagattttatttccttgagagagagagagagagagagagtgagaaaacaCAAGCGGTGGGTGGGGGcaaggggtgggaggagaggggaagcaggctccctgctgagcagggagcccaacatggggctccatcccaggaccctgggatcacaacctgagccgaaggcagatgcttaaccacctgagcccccAAGCAGTgactttttttaatgaagttttaaattttaattccagtatagttaacatgcagtgtaatattatttcaggtgtacaatctagtgattcaacacttaaatacaccacccagtgctcattactgaGCCTTCCTGAATCCATCATGTGTTTCCCCCATCTCCCAtccaccacccacctcctctctggtaactatcagtttgttcttatagttaagagtgtttcttggcttgtgctctctttttttttccctttgctcatatgttttgtttcttaaattccacatatgagtgaaatcatatggtatttgtctttctcagattggCTGGTTTCTTAGTataatgctctctagctccatctatgtcgtcgcaaatggcaagatttcattcttttttatggttaatatttcattgtgtatatatactacctcttattcatccattcatcagttgatggacacttgggccatttccataatttggctattatagatgatgctgctaaaaacattgggatgcgtgtatccctttgaattagtgtttttgtattttttgagtaaatacccagtagtacaattactggatcatgggGGGggggtctatttttaactttttgaggaacctccatactcttttccacagtggctacatcagtttgcattcccaccaacagtgcacgagggtttccctttctccacatcctcaccaacacctgttgtttcctctgtttttgattttagccatc from Canis aureus isolate CA01 chromosome 37, VMU_Caureus_v.1.0, whole genome shotgun sequence encodes the following:
- the STMND1 gene encoding stathmin domain-containing protein 1 isoform X3, which translates into the protein MGCGPSQAAEDQRRVPAPRKGWEEGFKADIPVTHSGEGCRPQDEAAFPKDSRSSPNGLENLGSLPGTIPESSPSLSERNGRINSDLVTSGLIHKPQPLESRERQKSSDILEELIVQGIIQSHSKVFRNGESYDVMVSTTMPLRKPPARLKKLKIKKEAKAFTMNDLEEKMRAVESRRKTKEEDIRKRLRSDRLLSPANHSDAAQRGRAEVPFGQGLDAVGSVVVEPPQPQGGRPLKRKKSNTSSSERNFGYEGFGVVESDLSYNQVDDVFE